The Mesorhizobium sp. INR15 region ACAAGCGGGTCAACGTTTGGGGGCACCAGGGCATCCCGCGCCAGAACCAGGCGACGCAGCTTCACGACCATCGCTTCGATTTCTACAGCTTCGTGCTGCGCGGTGCGATGTGCAACGCGGTCTACAAGGCATATCCGCAGCGAATACAGCCGGCGACGCATGACGTTTACACGCCGCAGGTCCGCGAGGGCGAAGACACGGTTCTGGTGCCGCTCGGCGAGTCGGTGCGGATCACGCCCTATCACGCGCATGTAGTGCCTGTGGGTGAAAGCTACCGGCTGCCGGCAGGCTCGATCCATGAGACGTTCGTGAACCAGCCCACCGCAACGCTGATGCTCAAGGGCGAGCCGCGCAACATTCCCGTCCGCGTGTTCTGCCCGATCGGCAAGAAGCCCGATAACGACTTCATGCGTCACGCGGCCATGAGTGAGGCGGCACTGTGGGAAATCGTGAGGGAGGTTTTCGATTGACTGCCCACGCACGCCTTTCCCCTTCCGGTTGCGACCGCTGGTCAACTTGCACTGCATCGGTGGCGCTCATCGACAGTCTGCATCTGACGGGTGAGATACGCGACCGCGAGTCGTCGGAGTGGTCGGCCGAGGGCACCGTAGCGCATGAAGTGCGTGAGATGTGTCTCGACTTCGGGCTCGATCCATCTCACTTCGTCGGCGCTGTGATCAGTGCAGACGGGTTCACATACACCGTCGATGACGAAATGGCCGATCACCTGCAGCCTGGTATCGATTGGGTGCGCGAGCATACGGGCGCGCCGCTGGTGGAAATCCGCGTCGATCTGTCGGCCTGGCTGCCGGGCCAGTTCGGCACCTGCGACACGGGCTGGCTGGAAGACTTCCTGCTGTCCACCACCGCGCTCTATGTGAGCGATCTCAAGTACGGCGCAGGCGTTCCGGTCGAGGCCGTTGGCACGAAGCAGTTGCGGCTCTATGCGCTCGGCGTGTGGGAGTATCTCGGCCGTCCGCATGTGGAAAAGGTCGTACTCAATATCGACCAGCCTCGCGCGGGCGGCATGAAATATTGGGACATCACGCTCCCCGAACTGCTGGCCTTTGGCGAAGAAATGAAGCTTGTCTACGCCAAGATCGAAGCGGGCGACGTGGAGTTTGCCCCAGGCGATAAGGCGTGCCGCTGGTGCCCCGTCAAGGATGTCGAAGGCGGCTGCCCGGCCCGTAACGCTTGGGTTATCAACATGATCGTAGACGCGTTCGAGGACTTGGAAGGCGATGAGCCCAAGCTTATCGACGGCATCACGATCACACCCGAGCGCCGCTGGCACATTGTCAAGCACACCAGCGTTATCCGTTCGTGGCTCGCCAAGCAGCACGAAGACAGTCTGAACGCAGCCATCAACGGGAACCCCGATCCGGGCTCGAAGGCTATCGATGGCGACTTAGGCGACCGATATTTCAAGGATGCCAAGAAGGCCGAAGAACTGCTCGAAGCAGCGCTCGGCGACAAGGCGTTCAAACCGAGAAATCTGATCGGCATCACCGAGATCGAGAAACTGGTGAAGCCGGGCAAGAGAAAGAAGGGACACCCGGAGACCTGGGACGCCCTTCTTAAGCTGGTAGACCGGCCACCTGGGAAACCCAAGTTGGTGCCAGCCGAGCATCCCCGACCGGCCTTAGTGCCTCTCGCGGACCAGTTCGACGATCTGGACTAAGCAACCGCCACAACCGAGCAACTGACAACAGGAAACATTGCAAATGGCTACCGATAGCAACAAAGGGGACGGTCGTACCGTCCAGTTGAAGCGTGTCCGTCTTTCCTTCACCAATCGCCTCAAGGACAAGGCCACCACCAGCGCGGAATCCGACAAGGAAACGCACGGCTGCAACTTCATTCTCGAAGCTGACCAGCCCGAATTCGAGGCGAATAACGCCAAGGTGGTTGGGGCGCTCAAGGAGGCCGGCTTGCAGGCGTTCAAGAACGAGGACGCATACAAGACGATCGCCGAGGACGCTCCGAAGCGGGTCTGTTACCGCAAGGGCGAGAAGTGGAAGAACAAGGAGGGCAAGGTCTACGCCGGCTATGAGGGCAATCGCGCCGTCACCGCCAACGGGCCTAGCGGCGGCACCAAGCGTCCGAAGCTTCTCGATCGCCGCAAGCGCGTTCTTCGCGACCAGGCGACCGGCGAGCAGATCAAGGCCAACATGGTGTTCGGCGAAGGGGAAATCCTCGATATCTTCTACGGCGGCTGCTATGCCGACGTGATCCTGTCCTTCTACGGAACCGACAAGGGCTCGCGCGGCATCTTCTGCTCGATCGAGGCCATCCGTTCGCATGAAAACGGCGAGCGCATGGGCGGCGGTATCTACGTCGATGCCGACGACTTCGACAACCTGGAAGACGACGACACGTTCGACAGCGGCCCGTCGCAGTCGGGCAAGTCTTCCGAGTCCGACGATCTGCTTCTCTGATCCGGCAACTGGCGGCGGCTTCGGCCGCCGTCTCTCTCTCACGTTTAACGGGAAAATCACATGAAATTCACGCACTGCATGATCGATCTTGAGACCATGGGCACAGCCCCCAATGCACCCGTGGTTGCCATCGGCGCGGTCTATTTCGACCCAAATACGGGTGAGCAGGGCGAGACCTTTGACGCTGCGATCGACGTGGAGGACGCGCTGCGATACGGGCGCGTCTCTGGATCGACGCTGAAATGGTGGCTCGGCCAAGGTGACGCAGCGCGGCAAAAAGTGGTGCGTGGCAGGCATCCAGCGCAACTCGTCTTCGAGAAATTCCACGAATTCTGCCGCAAGCACGGCGACGATATCCACCCCTGGGGCAACGGATCGTCCTTCGACATTTCGATCCTCGAATACGCTTTCGGACGCATCCTCGAAAAGCAGGCACCATGGAAGTTCTGGAACGTGCGTGACTGTCGCACGATCAAGGAACTGGCCGATGGTGTTGTGAGCTTTACGGGCAAACTCGAAGGAGTGGCGCATACCGCGCTCGATGATGCCAAGCACCAGGCCAATTGGGTCTCAGTTTATTGGCAGGGACTGCGCCGGCTGACACCGATCAAGACCGAGGTTGGAACTCCCACCACGGCATCCGACGATCTGCTCGATATTTGAGGCTCACCATGCAGCATATCCTTCACGAATGCAACGACCATGAATGCTTCGTCTGCCGTGGCGGCCTCGGCCTTTGCACCATCTGCGGCGGCGCAGAAGGGGCGATGCCAACCGATTGCCCCGGCGAGAAAGTCGATAGTGCGATCCTCGATCAGGTTTATCGTGGTGAGTTCGACTACATCGGCGGCCGATGGGTCAGCAAACGTTCGCTCGACATCTCCAAGATACCACCAGGGCCGGATTGGGTCGTCGGCTACACCAACGGCGGCATGACTATCCATGCTCAGGTCGGGCCGGGGCAGACGTGCTTCGGGGATACTCCCCAGGAAGCGCTCGACGCGGCATTGACGGCCTGGACCCACAGTCAAAAGCCGGGTTTCAGCGTGGAAATGCAGGCTGCTTTACATGCCGATGCAGAAAAACTCTCGGCGATAACCGGCGACGAGCATCACGTCGAATTCTTCTACCTCGAAGACGAGTTGCTGGTTTGAGCACAATATTTACGGATATCGAGTGCTACCACGGCTTCTTCTATGTCGGTTTTAAGAGGCAAGAAGACGGCAAACGCGTCGGTGTCGAGTATAGCAGCCGACAGCCGGTCTATGATCGCGCCTACGTGCGCAACGTGTTGCTGCGGCACACGACGATCGGCTTCAACAGTCTCTCCTATGACTTGCCGATGCTCTGGTATTCGCTCGAAGACGACGTGACCAATGAGAAGTTGAAGGCCGCGTCCGACCGGATCATCAAGGGCCGCGTGCCCTGGTGGGAGGTTGAAGACCTTCTCGGCATCCGCATCCCATTCGACCTGAAGAAGCGGCACATCGATCTGATCGAACCGCAGCCCAACGCATTCGCCAGTCTCAAGGCGCTGAACGGTCGAATGCATGGCAAACAGTTGCAGGACCTGCCGTTTGATCCAGACCTGTGGCTGACGCCCGAGCAGATGGAGATCGTCGGCAACTACTGCCTGCATTCCGATCTGGATGCCACGGAGAACCTGTTCAACGCGCTTAAGGAGCCGCTGGACCTGCGCCGCGCCCTCGGGCCGCTCTACGACCAGAATTTCATGTGCAAATCGGATGCGCAGATCGGCGAGATGATCGTCAAGTCGCGCGTCGAGAAGTTGTCGGGCAGCCGGGCCGAAAAGGCTGGTGTGAAGGCCGGTACGCAGTTCCGGTATCCCATTCCCGATTTCATGAAGTTCGAGACGCCTGAGTTGCAGGCAATCCTCGACAAGCTTCGCGAAACCGATTTCACGATCACTGATGACGGCAAAGTAGACATGCCGAAGTGGCTGTCCGACACCGCAATTACCATCGGCGATACGACCTATCAGATGGGTATCGGCGGGCTGCACTCAACCGAGTCCAACCGTGCCGTCCATTCGAGCGAAACCCACGTTCTCGTCGATGCTGACGTGGCTTCACAGTATCCGGCCATCATCCTCATGCTCGGCCTGTATCCGAAGGCCCTCGGCAAGCATTTCCTGGATGTCTATCGCGAGATCAAGGGCGAGCGGCTGAAGGCGAAAAAGCGCGCCAAGGCCATCAAGATCGAACTGAAAGAGGTCAATGATCCCGACCGAAAGGTTGCGCTCGAAGCCGAACTGGAAGCCTGCAAGGTCAAGGACAAGGGCTTCAAGATCGCTCTCAACGGCGTCTACGGGAAGCTCGGCAGCCGGTACAGCGTTCTCTACGCACCACATCTCCTGATCTCGGTCACGCTGACCGGACAGTTGACGCTTTTGATGCTGATCGAGCGGGCCGAACGCGCCGGCATCAGCGTTGTCAGCGGCAACACAGATGGCGTCATGTTCCTATGTCCGCGCAAGCACTACGCGGGACTGGATGGCGACCGTCTAAAGCCGTCGCGGCTCGCCGACATTTGTCAGCAATGGGAAACCGACACCACGCTCGATCTCGAATTTGGCGAGTATAGGTCGCTCTATAACCAGTCGGTGAATTCGTATTTCACGATCAAGGCGGACGGCGGGCATAAGCGCAAGGGGCCGCTCGGCAACCCCTGGAGCGAGCATCCAGACGATTTCGACCCGGTGCGCGGTCAGTTGATGAAGAATCCGCAGGCGACGATCTGCTCGGACGCGGCGCTGGCCATGATCAAGGACGGAACGCCCGTTGAAGTGACGATCCGCAGCTGCCACGACATCAAGCAGTTCGTCACGGTCATCAAATCGGACGGCGGTGCGACCTGGCGGGACGAATACCTCGGCAAAGTGGTTCGGTATTACTGGTCAACGGATGGGGCGCCGATATTCAAGGCAAAACCTCACCCGAGCACGGGCAACTTCCCCAAGGTGCCTAAAACGGACGGCGCGGCACCGTGCATGAGGCTTCCTGACGAGTTCCCCGACGACATCGACTACGAGAAATACATGTCCGAGGCCGAGGAAATCCTGAGCGATCTCGGCTTCTACGGGCCGAAGGTCGAGCCCCGCAAGCCGCTGCGGATCACAAAAGCAAACAGGTTCATTTTCTACGCACTTTGGAGCACGGCACCATGAGCGGCAGCAGCAGGAAATACATGTCAACCGATGAACTCGAACGCGATGCCGAGTTTCATCGACGCGCCGAAGCATTCGCCAAAGAGATGGTGGCCAAGATTTGGTCGCGATCCGGCTACGAGTCGCCGAAGTGGATCGGAAAGCAGAACGCGGCGAGAGAGCGGGCGCGCGCGTCCGAGGCTGAAATTGCCAGCCGCGCGGACGATTGCCCACGAGATCAGCGCTGGTCGTTCAACAACCGCGCGCCGCGCCGCCAGGTGGCAGCATGAAAGTTCTTGATGACTTCGATTTTACCCCGAGAATCTACGAAAAAGCCGGCGAACTGGATGCCGTGGCATGGGCAGAAAACCATGGATGGCTGGTCCGCAAAATTCAGTACATCGGGCGCAAAAGCTGTCCCGATCGCCTGTTCGTCGGATACGGGCAAATGTTCGTGATCGAGATGAAGCGGAAGGGCAAAACCCCGTCGCGGGATGGCAAGCTGTCAGCCGGCCAGAAAGAAGAATTCAAATGCTACGCGGATCGCGGCGTGACGGTGCATGTGTTTTATACCGGGGCGGATGCGATCGCATTCCTCGAAAGCATGATGCCCCTGCTATGACGATAGGAATCTATTGCATCCGTAACACCGTTGACGGTAAACTGTACATTGGTAAATCAAAGAGAATTGAGCAGCGGTGGGCTAGGCATCGGAGGGCGCCGGCAAATAGATATCTTGCACGCGCCATTAAGAAGCACGGGATTTCCGTTTTTTCTTTCGAAATACTAGAAAAATTTGACACTTTAGATCCAATTCTGCTTGCCGATCGCGAAGCTCATTGGATGGGCTATTATAAAAGTTGTGAACGATCATTCGGTTACAATTTACGGCTGGACAGTTCGGCTCAAGTGATTTTTAGCGATGAAACAAAGGCCAGAATGGCGGTGGCTGCTCGTATGAAAGCGCCACCATCAGACGAAACTCGTGCCAAGATATCGGCCGCAACCAAGGAATCTTGCACTCGTTCCGATGTCATAGCAAGACGATCCGCCGCACACAGAACTGCTCATGCTCGCCCCGGTGATAAAGCTAGACGCGTGGCCGCACTGAAGGCGGCCTATTCGAGCGATGAGGCTCGGGAAGCTATGTCGCTTGCGCGGAAAGCAGAATGGGCTCGACCCGAACTTAGAGCCAGGCGGCTGGCGTCGTTGAAAGCCACACGGGCCACACCGGAATCCAGAGCCAAAACCTCTGCAGCTTCGACCGCTGTCCACGCGCGGCGCCGCGCACAAAAAGCCCTCGCAATATGGTTGCTTGCCCCATGACGGCCCGTCCGAGATCGGCTCTCCGAGAGAGCCAGAAAGTCGTCTCTCGCATCATCCGCGAAAACCCCACCAAGCTCATTGTTCAGGACATGGGACAGGGCAAAACCGGTGCCACGCTCGACGCATTGTACGTCATGCTCAGCAGGTTCGAAATTCAACATGTGCTCGTAATTGCGCCGCGATTCGTTGCGGCGAATACATGGCCCGACGAGATTCGTGCATGGGCTCACACCCGCGCTCTCTCCTACGCCGTCGCCGTGGGAGAGCCCGCCGAACGGGCGGCAGCCATCGCTAAGAAGGCTGAAATCACGACTCTGAATTTCGAGAACCTGCCGTGGCTGGCGCAACACATAGGTTCCGTTGAGAATTGGATTTGGGACACAGTAGTTGTTGATGAATCAAGCAGACTGAAATCCGGCCAGCGCCGCACCAAGGCTATGAAAGTAAAAGGTGCGGATGGCATCGTGAAAGTCCGCAAAGGTGGCAACATCACCCGGTTCGGAGTTCTGACGACCGCCAGGAGAAAAATCAGCCGCGTGATCGAGTTGACCGGCACGCCGACACCGCAGGGCGTAGCCGATCTATGGGGACAAATTTACGCCCTGGACCAAGGGGAACGACTCGGCCGCACTAAGAGCGAGTTCGAGCGACGTTGGTTCGACAAGAACCAGTACACCTATGAAGTCACGCTCAAGCCCGGCGCCGAGGCGGAAATTCTTGCGCGAGTGGCTGACATCATGGTCACAATTCCTTCGGAGAACGTTGCCGCAGAGGCGCAGTTCATTCCGATGAAAGTGCGGCTGCCGGAACAGGCAATGCGTGATTATCGGGAGTTCGAGAAAACACTTTATAGTGAACCTCACGATGTCGAAGCCGTGTCAAATGGCGTCCTCGCGAACAAGTTACTGCAATTCGCCAACGGACACCTGTACAAGGAGGATCGCTCCGTCGTGCATGTTCACGACGCTAAAATGGATGCCCTTGAGGAACTGATCGGCAGCGCCCAAGGTGAAAGCATTCTTCTCTTTTACGGCTTCAAGTTCGACAAGGATGCCATTCGAAAACGTTTTCCGCACGCGGTTGTTGCCAACGAGAGCAAAGACTTCGTAACTGACTGGAATAAAGGGAAAATTCGCCTCGGCCTGGCGCATCCTGCCTCGATCGGACATGGCGTAAATTTGCAATATGGGGGTCGAATCGCCGCTTGGTATGGCCTGACGTTCTCCCTAGAACTGTGGAAACAGGCAAACGCGAGACTGCCGCGACCGGGACAACGTAAGCAAGTTCTCATATATCCTATTATAGCCGAGGGGACCTACGACGAGCGCGCCTTAACCATTCTGAACGCAAAAGACGCCACCCAGGATCGAATCATACGCAATTTCACGCTTCGGACTTGACTTTCACGTAGAATGTTCACATTTCCACGTTTAGATTCGGCTATTGATTGCAACAGACGAGGCATTGCATGGAAAGGAGGACACAATGAAAGACATTGCGCACCCTGAATTTGGACGTAGGCTTGAGCGAGCCTGCGATGGAAATCCCGATGTTCCACAGCTGAACCACGGACGCCTCGGCTGGTTCACCGATCAACTCGCAAAGCACAACGTGAAGGTGTCGGTGGAGACTATCCGCAAGTGGTTTGCGGGCGAGACCCGGCCGCGCCATTTAGCCATGATCGCGCTGGCACGAATTCTGAC contains the following coding sequences:
- a CDS encoding DUF2800 domain-containing protein; the protein is MALIDSLHLTGEIRDRESSEWSAEGTVAHEVREMCLDFGLDPSHFVGAVISADGFTYTVDDEMADHLQPGIDWVREHTGAPLVEIRVDLSAWLPGQFGTCDTGWLEDFLLSTTALYVSDLKYGAGVPVEAVGTKQLRLYALGVWEYLGRPHVEKVVLNIDQPRAGGMKYWDITLPELLAFGEEMKLVYAKIEAGDVEFAPGDKACRWCPVKDVEGGCPARNAWVINMIVDAFEDLEGDEPKLIDGITITPERRWHIVKHTSVIRSWLAKQHEDSLNAAINGNPDPGSKAIDGDLGDRYFKDAKKAEELLEAALGDKAFKPRNLIGITEIEKLVKPGKRKKGHPETWDALLKLVDRPPGKPKLVPAEHPRPALVPLADQFDDLD
- a CDS encoding ssDNA-binding protein; this translates as MATDSNKGDGRTVQLKRVRLSFTNRLKDKATTSAESDKETHGCNFILEADQPEFEANNAKVVGALKEAGLQAFKNEDAYKTIAEDAPKRVCYRKGEKWKNKEGKVYAGYEGNRAVTANGPSGGTKRPKLLDRRKRVLRDQATGEQIKANMVFGEGEILDIFYGGCYADVILSFYGTDKGSRGIFCSIEAIRSHENGERMGGGIYVDADDFDNLEDDDTFDSGPSQSGKSSESDDLLL
- a CDS encoding 3'-5' exonuclease, with translation MKFTHCMIDLETMGTAPNAPVVAIGAVYFDPNTGEQGETFDAAIDVEDALRYGRVSGSTLKWWLGQGDAARQKVVRGRHPAQLVFEKFHEFCRKHGDDIHPWGNGSSFDISILEYAFGRILEKQAPWKFWNVRDCRTIKELADGVVSFTGKLEGVAHTALDDAKHQANWVSVYWQGLRRLTPIKTEVGTPTTASDDLLDI
- a CDS encoding DNA polymerase domain-containing protein is translated as MSTIFTDIECYHGFFYVGFKRQEDGKRVGVEYSSRQPVYDRAYVRNVLLRHTTIGFNSLSYDLPMLWYSLEDDVTNEKLKAASDRIIKGRVPWWEVEDLLGIRIPFDLKKRHIDLIEPQPNAFASLKALNGRMHGKQLQDLPFDPDLWLTPEQMEIVGNYCLHSDLDATENLFNALKEPLDLRRALGPLYDQNFMCKSDAQIGEMIVKSRVEKLSGSRAEKAGVKAGTQFRYPIPDFMKFETPELQAILDKLRETDFTITDDGKVDMPKWLSDTAITIGDTTYQMGIGGLHSTESNRAVHSSETHVLVDADVASQYPAIILMLGLYPKALGKHFLDVYREIKGERLKAKKRAKAIKIELKEVNDPDRKVALEAELEACKVKDKGFKIALNGVYGKLGSRYSVLYAPHLLISVTLTGQLTLLMLIERAERAGISVVSGNTDGVMFLCPRKHYAGLDGDRLKPSRLADICQQWETDTTLDLEFGEYRSLYNQSVNSYFTIKADGGHKRKGPLGNPWSEHPDDFDPVRGQLMKNPQATICSDAALAMIKDGTPVEVTIRSCHDIKQFVTVIKSDGGATWRDEYLGKVVRYYWSTDGAPIFKAKPHPSTGNFPKVPKTDGAAPCMRLPDEFPDDIDYEKYMSEAEEILSDLGFYGPKVEPRKPLRITKANRFIFYALWSTAP
- a CDS encoding GIY-YIG nuclease family protein yields the protein MTIGIYCIRNTVDGKLYIGKSKRIEQRWARHRRAPANRYLARAIKKHGISVFSFEILEKFDTLDPILLADREAHWMGYYKSCERSFGYNLRLDSSAQVIFSDETKARMAVAARMKAPPSDETRAKISAATKESCTRSDVIARRSAAHRTAHARPGDKARRVAALKAAYSSDEAREAMSLARKAEWARPELRARRLASLKATRATPESRAKTSAASTAVHARRRAQKALAIWLLAP
- a CDS encoding SNF2-related protein, with product MTARPRSALRESQKVVSRIIRENPTKLIVQDMGQGKTGATLDALYVMLSRFEIQHVLVIAPRFVAANTWPDEIRAWAHTRALSYAVAVGEPAERAAAIAKKAEITTLNFENLPWLAQHIGSVENWIWDTVVVDESSRLKSGQRRTKAMKVKGADGIVKVRKGGNITRFGVLTTARRKISRVIELTGTPTPQGVADLWGQIYALDQGERLGRTKSEFERRWFDKNQYTYEVTLKPGAEAEILARVADIMVTIPSENVAAEAQFIPMKVRLPEQAMRDYREFEKTLYSEPHDVEAVSNGVLANKLLQFANGHLYKEDRSVVHVHDAKMDALEELIGSAQGESILLFYGFKFDKDAIRKRFPHAVVANESKDFVTDWNKGKIRLGLAHPASIGHGVNLQYGGRIAAWYGLTFSLELWKQANARLPRPGQRKQVLIYPIIAEGTYDERALTILNAKDATQDRIIRNFTLRT